CAGAGTTAAAGCATGGCAACTGATTGGGACAGCAAGGGTCAATCTCCCACCTGAGCTGCATCAAGGCATAGACCTTGCCCAGCTCACTCACTAGACCCTGCAACGGTGAATTGTGATGTTCAAGATCAACACGGCTGACTACGACTTTGCTAACCCCAATGCCCTCTATCTTGCGAAGCGGGAGGAGGAGAATTGGTGGATGGTGCAATATTTGGATGAAGATTCTGCGGGCCTAGGTACAGGCCGAGACTTAGCGACGGCAATGCTCGATGCTGAGTGTGATGCTTTCGTCCAATATCTAACAACAATGAGCTTCTGACCCTGGTGCATCCTCCAGTGAATCTCCAGTGAATCTGTGAGATGAGAACAAGAGACGACATCTGATAGAACGACCGATAGAACGACAGAACGAAGTTGCGGCTCCAGTATTTGGAGCCGTATTTTTTATAGATTCAAACCCGCAGGGGATGTGAATATCATTGGCAGCGACCACGATGAGCCCTGTAGAGTTTAGGCAAGTGAGGCTTCAGGAATGCTGGCTAGAGAACTGTTAGAGCGTTACAGCAGCGGGGAACGCGATTTTCGAGCCGCTAACCTGAAGGGAGCTGATTTGAGCGGCGTTAACCTCAGCGGTGCTAATCTTTGTGAGGCAAATCTCAAAGCGGCGAACCTGCACAGCGCTAATCTCAGTCACGCCGATCTGAGTTGGGCTGATTTACGCGAGGCCAATCTCACTGATACTGATTTGACCCAAACAAATCTCAGCGGTGCTAAGCTGAATCGTGCTGAATTGGCAGAGGCTCAATTGAAGAGTGCCAGTTTAGCAGGAGCGGATTTAAATTGGGCGAAACTACCCGAAGCACAACTGCAACAGGCTAGCCTGCAAGAAGCAAATTTAACTGATGCAGAGCTAGACGGAGCTAACCTCTCCCAGGCTAATTTGGACGGTGCCAACTTGCGACGAACCAGCTTGAACCATGCTGAATTGCAGCAGGTAGAGCTGAACAATGCTAATTTGCGGCGGGTCAAACTCAATCAGGCTGAATTATCACAGGCTGACTTACGGCAATCGGATTTGACTGAAGCGGATCTGATGGCAGCCAACTTGCAAGAAGCCAACCTCAGCAACAGCAATTTGCGACGAGCGGATCTGCGAGAGGCAGATCTCAAAGCAGCTAATCTCAACAGAGCTAATCTCTGGAGTGCCGATCTTAGGGAGGCCAATCTGCTAGAGGCAGACTTGAGTGAGGCTTACTTGATTGATGCCGACTTCGATGACGCTAATCTACATCGAGCCACAATGCCCGATGGCAGTGTTCACGATTGAGCTTGACAGTAGCTGTACGGGCCTACTTTAGGGAGCAGGTTCTTGTTGAGGTTGAGGGTAGCAAGCCTGAACGTAGGAGCTGAGAGCCTGATCGAAAGCCTCTCGGCTTTCAGGACAGGGATCTTCTAGAAAGCTCTCCAACCACAGACGCACTTCTTTGCGCAGGCTGGCACGGCTCTTTTGCTTCATCAGCCATTGCTCCCGAGTCCTTGCCCTAAGTTGAAGAAAGGCGACCTCCTCAACGTAGGCTTTGAGAGCACTGCTCCTAAGCGGGTCTTTGACGCGAAGTGTGCGCTCTATAAATTGAAGGAGTTGCCAAACCTCTAGCTCTGGGTTAAGAGCATAGGCTGCATCGATCAATGCTTTGACCTGAGGGTCGAGTTTAGTAGGCAGAAGCAAAGCAATTTAGGTAGTGCGGTGTGCTAATTGTGACGTTCGCAGTCAGGGTCCACTAGAGCAGATAGTACTTGATCTGGACCTTGTTGAATACGCTTTTTGGCACTGTTTGGGCCACAAATTCATTTGCCACTGCTACTTTGCAAGTAGTCTTGGCTAGCAAGGTGTCTAGAGATACAGTTTACGGCTCGGGAAACATTTTAATGAAGGACACATTGCTTAGGCAGAGCAGAACTCAGGCAGAGCAGATATGAGGGATAGACCCAGTTATGAAGCCACGTCCTTTTGAGAACTCGAGTGGAGTGCTAGAAAATATCTTCGAAGTTCTCAGAGGACAATTCTGAATTGCCGTTTACTAAAGCAAAAAAACGAGGAACAAGGCTATGCTGCCTGAGCGCCCAATGCGGATTAAAGTCATTAATGGCAATACGTTTGAGCCAATGACGCGCGGCATTGATCAAGCAGCTCAGGCGGCAAAGCTGCCTGGAACTGAAGTGATCACAGTTCAACCCCAAGCCGGCCCTGAATCTATTGAAGGTTTTTACGATGAATATTTAGCCATTCCCGGCATTCTTGAGCAGATTATTCTAGACAATGGCAAGTCTGATGCCTTTGTGATTGCTTGTTGGGGTGATCCGGGTTTAGAAGGGGCCCGAGAGCTCACTACTCGGCCTGTCGTTGGCATTGCCGAAGCCAGTATGTATGTGGCTAATATGCTAGCTGCCCGTTGGGGCGTAGTGACAACCCTACATCGGGTTCGGGACATGGTTGAGAAAACCATTCACAAAACAGGCTTTGGTCACCGCTGTGTTGCAGTGCGCACCACCGAACTCTCAGTTCTCGAAACCGAGCAGGCACGGCAAGCTACGCTCAAGGCGTTGGAAGTTGCTGGACGAGAGGCTATTCAGGATGGTGCTGAGGCTCTTTGTCTAGGGTGTGCTGGCATGAGTGGGCTAGACACCGAACTAGAGCAACGCTTAGGCGTTCCAGTGATCGATTCAGTTGCTGCAGCGATCAAAATGGCTGAATCTCTGGTCGCCCTTCGTAAACAAACGAGCAAGGCGTTAACGTATAAATCACCGGAGACTAAGTTAATCAAGGGCTTCCCCGAACACATGCAAACACGTCGATCTACAGTCGGACTTCACTGAGAGCAAAACCTACTTTCGATGAACATGCTAGTGGAGCAATACCCAGCCAGTTTTGAAACCACGATCATCGGGTGCTGGTAGCGTTCCGTTTCTGTAACCTCAAATACCACAATCAGACCCAACCATTTCTGGCCTGCTTTTAGCTTTGCCAAGCAAGCCTGGATCGGTAATAGTCTCCAAACTTTAGACATGCTGGAGCCGGAGCTCCGTATTGCTAACACAACCACTCTAGCTCCGGCTCAGAAGAAGCAATCAGTTTGTGCCGATATCCCAAGCGACAATCAACGTCAATCTTCTTCCTGGTTATCGATCAGCAGTTGAATGTACTTGCGCCCAACCTTGAGTGTTACCTGATCACCTGGCTCAAGTCCCATCTGACGAGTATGAGCCGCACCAATCATTACCTGTCCATTTTTCTGCACTTTCAGATTGTAGCTAGCGCTGCGTCCTCCGCGACTCTGCCCAGCCACTTTGTCTCTGTCATCAAGGACAATTCCTTCTGCTTCAATCAGTGCCTTGTAGAACTCAATGAGGTTAACCTGTTCGCCTCGGCTGGGAGTCGTTGAAACATAACCACAAGCACGAGCTTTTTCCTTTTTCGATAAGCCTGTGAGGGATTTGACTTTGTCTAACAACTCACGTCCGGTCAACGGTTGAGCGGTTTCAGGCTTGGAGGTTTCTGGTTCTGCTTTCTTTCTAGGCATGTTTCACGTTGTAATAGGTTTGGTGAAATTATTGGAAGTATTGATGACATCATCTCAGAAGAGTTTGCGGCTACCCCAAGAGATGAGCAGGATTGTTGCCAAAGGCCATTCCACAGATTTACTGCTATTAGCTTAATCCAAATTGCCCATGAGCTATGTCTTGGGAATTGATGGAGGAGGCACCAAAACCACTTGCTTCCTGCTAAATGATACAGGTCAATTGTTGGGTCAAGGCATGGCAGGCCCTTCAAATTATCAGACCGTTGGTGCTGAGATAGCTTGCAATTCGATTATTTCGGCAATGCAACAAGCTACACAGCCAATTGTTACACAGTCAATCAGTACTATAGAAATTAAGGCTCTTTGCCTGGGCCTAGCAGGGGTTGGGCGATGGCAAGATGTCCAACTAGCTCATTGTTGGATACAACAATTAGTGATCAATAGTGCGTTGCCACTGCTCTGGTCGCTCCAACCGTCTACAACGGTCATTTGCAATGATTTTGAGATTGCATTGATGGGAGGGCTTGGCCATTCTGTAGGAGTCGTGGTCATCGCCGGTACCGGCTCTGCGATATTTGGGCGCAATCAGCAAGGAATGACGCGGCGAGTTGGAGGTTGGGGTTATCTGTTGGGAGATGAAGGTAGCGCCTATGATATTGCCATTGCTAGTCTGAGGGCGGTCCTTAAATCTGAGGATGGCCGCTTAGGCCCAACCAGCCTTAAAAATCGTCTACTGCAGCACCTAGGCTTAAGCAATTTGGCAGACTTGGTAGAAGTTGTCTATCGCCGAGGCTGGGGAGCCAAGGAGATTGCAGCCCTAGCACCGCTTGTTGATGAGGCAGCAGCTGAAGGGGACAAAATTGCGACAGATATCATCCAAGCAGCGATCAGAGAACTAGCTCTGGCCACTCAGGTTGTTGTCAAAGATCTATTTAGTGAAGCTGCCCGTTGTGAGGTTGTCCTGACTGGCAAGGTTTGGCAAGGACGGGCCAAAATGCAGCAGCAATTTGAAGCTGCGCTGGTTGGATTCACACCCACAATTCAGATCGTGCAGCCACGGCATGCTCCTGCTTATGGAGCAGGATTACTTGCCTTGCAAGCTCTGCACCGTGGAGTACAACCTTCAGGCTAATGCGAAGGATTTAAATTAGTTGCAGATATTAGTTGCAGATACTCAGGTGGCACCTGATCAACCAGCCAAACCCCATTGGCAGAGCAGTAAAACTGAAAGCCGTTTTGGTACATCGCAGCCGCATCGACAGCAAATACTACCGGTTGACCATGCCGCGCGCCTACGGCTTGGGCTGTTACCTTATCCAAGGATAAATGGACGTGATGCCGCGACATTTTATACAGACCCGAACGTAGGATGGGCTTTACTGAACTTGCCCCTGTACCGTGGTAAAGCAGCGCAGGAGGAACTACAGGCTCTAACTGAAAATCTACTGGAATACTATGACCCTGATTGGCTCGGATGAGTGACCTAGTTGCATCAAATGAGAAGCGTTGTTTATCGTCCGTCGCGACTACGTTCTCTAACTCGGAGTACGTAAT
This genomic window from Leptolyngbya sp. FACHB-261 contains:
- a CDS encoding pentapeptide repeat-containing protein codes for the protein MLARELLERYSSGERDFRAANLKGADLSGVNLSGANLCEANLKAANLHSANLSHADLSWADLREANLTDTDLTQTNLSGAKLNRAELAEAQLKSASLAGADLNWAKLPEAQLQQASLQEANLTDAELDGANLSQANLDGANLRRTSLNHAELQQVELNNANLRRVKLNQAELSQADLRQSDLTEADLMAANLQEANLSNSNLRRADLREADLKAANLNRANLWSADLREANLLEADLSEAYLIDADFDDANLHRATMPDGSVHD
- a CDS encoding aspartate/glutamate racemase family protein, which gives rise to MLPERPMRIKVINGNTFEPMTRGIDQAAQAAKLPGTEVITVQPQAGPESIEGFYDEYLAIPGILEQIILDNGKSDAFVIACWGDPGLEGARELTTRPVVGIAEASMYVANMLAARWGVVTTLHRVRDMVEKTIHKTGFGHRCVAVRTTELSVLETEQARQATLKALEVAGREAIQDGAEALCLGCAGMSGLDTELEQRLGVPVIDSVAAAIKMAESLVALRKQTSKALTYKSPETKLIKGFPEHMQTRRSTVGLH
- a CDS encoding RNA 2'-phosphotransferase, yielding MSANPRLIKISRYLSKHLRHQPEALGLTLAPGGWASVEQLLAACAQHHFPITYSELENVVATDDKQRFSFDATRSLIRANQGHSIPVDFQLEPVVPPALLYHGTGASSVKPILRSGLYKMSRHHVHLSLDKVTAQAVGARHGQPVVFAVDAAAMYQNGFQFYCSANGVWLVDQVPPEYLQLISATNLNPSH
- a CDS encoding AbrB family transcriptional regulator, which gives rise to MPRKKAEPETSKPETAQPLTGRELLDKVKSLTGLSKKEKARACGYVSTTPSRGEQVNLIEFYKALIEAEGIVLDDRDKVAGQSRGGRSASYNLKVQKNGQVMIGAAHTRQMGLEPGDQVTLKVGRKYIQLLIDNQEED
- a CDS encoding N-acetylglucosamine kinase, whose amino-acid sequence is MSYVLGIDGGGTKTTCFLLNDTGQLLGQGMAGPSNYQTVGAEIACNSIISAMQQATQPIVTQSISTIEIKALCLGLAGVGRWQDVQLAHCWIQQLVINSALPLLWSLQPSTTVICNDFEIALMGGLGHSVGVVVIAGTGSAIFGRNQQGMTRRVGGWGYLLGDEGSAYDIAIASLRAVLKSEDGRLGPTSLKNRLLQHLGLSNLADLVEVVYRRGWGAKEIAALAPLVDEAAAEGDKIATDIIQAAIRELALATQVVVKDLFSEAARCEVVLTGKVWQGRAKMQQQFEAALVGFTPTIQIVQPRHAPAYGAGLLALQALHRGVQPSG